A DNA window from Maribellus comscasis contains the following coding sequences:
- a CDS encoding RNA polymerase alpha subunit C-terminal domain-containing protein translates to MQNVDKTLRTCEKGHRYYKSSDCPTCPQCEKERKPEFGFLSHLSAPARRALEKHNITSVEELSNFSENKILALHGVGQNAISKLREILKENGLQLKK, encoded by the coding sequence ATGCAAAATGTTGATAAAACGTTGCGGACTTGTGAAAAAGGGCATCGCTATTACAAAAGCAGCGATTGCCCAACCTGTCCGCAATGCGAAAAAGAACGGAAACCCGAATTTGGATTTTTGTCTCATCTCTCAGCTCCCGCCCGGCGGGCTCTGGAAAAGCACAATATTACTTCGGTTGAAGAATTGAGTAATTTTTCTGAAAACAAAATCCTGGCACTTCACGGCGTTGGGCAAAACGCGATTTCAAAACTGAGAGAAATTCTAAAAGAAAACGGACTACAATTAAAAAAATAA